The following nucleotide sequence is from Pseudomonas sp. S09G 359.
CATGACCTTTCGCATCGGCTTGTCCGATGATGTTGAGTTCGGCCTGCTGCCGCCGTTGCTGCGTGCGCTGCGCCAGGAGGCGCCGCAGGTGGTGTTCGTGGTGCAGCATGTCGACTATTGGCGGATTCCCGATCTGTTGGCGTCCGGCGATATCACCGTAGGTATCACCCAAACCCGCGGCCTGCCGGCCAATGCCAAGCGCAAGCTGCTGCGCCATATCCGCCCACGGCTGTTGCGCGCCGACGCGTCCGACACACCGTTGACCCTCGATGAATATTGCTCACGCCCCCATGTGCTGGTGTCCCACACCGCCAACGTAGCGGGGTTTGCCGATGAGTGGTTGGCGGAAATCGGGCGCAAGCGCCATGTGGTGCTGTCGGTGCCGCAATACAGCGCATTGCCCGCCTTGCTGGCCGGCACGGACCTGATTGCCAGCCTGCCGGACTACACCGCTGAAGCCATGGCGGTGTCGGGCAACCTGTTCTGTGAGCCGTTTCCGTTCGAGACACCGACGTTGGATTTATCCATGGTCTGGCTCAGCCATGTGGATACCGACCCGGCTGAGCGCTGGGTGCGCTCGCGGCTGGAAGCATTCATGAGTGATCGAGGCCTCGGGACCAAGGCCTGAGGCTCTTTCCGTGGTATATCTACGAATCTTCCTACTCATAATTCGGAGCCACCCATGCCGCATCTGCACCTGGAATACACCGCCAACCTGACGAATCTCGCCGTCGAGAAAACCCTGTTGCGGCTCAATAACGTGCTGATGGCGTCCGGGCAGTTCGGTTCCGAGTTCGACATCAAAAGCCGCGCGGTGAAAGTCGAGAGCTTTCAGGTCGGCACTTCCCTCAGCCCACGCGGTTTTATCGCGGTGAAGCTGTCGCTGCTCAGTGGGCGGTCGCCGCAGGTCAAGCAGGAGTTGTCGCAGAGCCTGTTGGCAGCGTTGCAGGATCAGAGCGACTGGCCGGCGGATGTGCAGGTTCAACTCAGTGTCCTGCTGGTGGATATGGATCGCGATTCCTACAGCAAAGTCGCCATCGGCTGACGCGCAATCCTCGGTGGCGAGGGAGCAAACTCCCTCTCCACAGGGGGTTATAACAACCCCTGATCCGCGCACACCTTCACCACCTGCTCGCGAAACCAGGTATTGGCGCTGTCCTGTTCACTGGTTTCATTCCACTGCATATCCAAGGTAAACCCTGGCAACCCGTTGGGCGCCTCGCAATGGCCGAATGCCGAGGCTGGCGCCAACAGTTTTTGCACGCGGCGCGGCAGGGTGACGACAAAGTCGGTGCCGGTGATCATTTTCAGTGCCGCACCATAGCTGTTGGCCCGGGCGATCACCTGGCGCTTGTGCGCCTGGCGCGCCAGCCAGCCGTCGATCATGTTGGTGTCGGAGGTCCACGGTGTGGGGAACACGTGGCGCCGTTCCACGAAGGATTGCAGGCTGAACGCCGGCTCCCGGGGCGCCGAGCGTTTATCGAAGACGCATACCAGGTCGTCCTCCAGCAGCATCTGGGTCTTGAAATCCTTGTGGGCGCGATGAAAGTGCGGACCGAAGCAGATCACCAGGTCCAATCGGCCTTCGCGCAGGTCGTCGGCGGGGATATCGGTTTCCAGCTTCTGCACATTGACGATGACCGGCAGGTCGGCCTGGTCGAAGTTTTTCAACAGGCGCGGCAGGATCAACTGTTCGAAGTATTCCGGTGCGCACACGTTGAACGTCACGGCCTTCTGGGTGGGGTCGAAGGCTTGGCCACCGGCGTGGCAGAGGTTGATGCTTTCGAGGATTTTCTGCACATGGCCGTACATGGTGGTGGCCTTGTACGTAGGACGCATACCCGCCCGTGTGTTGATAAACAGCTCATCCTCGAAACTGGTGCGCAATTTCTTCAGGCTGTAACTCACGGTGGACTGGCTGACAAACAGCGTTTCTGACACCTCGGTAACACTGCTCTGGTCGTAGACGGCGATAAACACCATCAGGTCCTGCATGTCGAGCTTTCTGAGCAAGTTACTGTTTAGCATCCATTCCGTCCGGTAAGCCTTGGCACTGCGGCAAGCGCAAAAGCTTAACGGAACGGACGTGCCATTAGAAAGCTCTGTAGGCCTTTTCTATTTTAGGTGTGGGACAAATACTGTTTGCAACGCGACGTCAGCGAATATGCCGTGCGTAATGCGCTGGGTTGAAGCGTGTGAGGATCAGCAGCATCACCACGACTACGGCGGTCAGTGACCACCAGGCCCATTCGAAGCTGCCAAGCCTGTCACGGATCATCCCCGCGATAAGTGGCGACAGGCCAGCGATCAGGTAGCCGATGCCTTGCACGAAGGCGGTCAGGCCACCGGCACGGCGAGGGTTGTCCAGGTGGTCGAGGGACAGGATCAGGCTCATGGGGAACAGCCCGCCGATACCCAGGCCGAGCAGGCACGGCCATAGCAAACTCAGGTGTTGCGGTAAAAGAATCAGGCCGCAGAACCCGAGAATGATCAGCACCAGCAGCACTGCGACCACACCGCGTTTATCCCGGCGACGGTTGGCGATGGCCGGGGTGACCAGGCCGGACACCACTTCCATTGCGGTCAGGAATCCCAGCAGCAAACCGGCGTTCTGTTCGCTCCAGCCTTGCTCCACATAATACGGCGCCAGCCACGCCAGCACGCAGGTGTAGGACGCGGTGCCAAGGCCAAAAAAGATCGCCAGCAACCAGGCGCGACGATTGCCGAAAAACCCCTCGTGCGCGCCGCCACCCGCATTCGGCAAGGGTGGCAGCACCGCGCGTTGGGCGTACCAGAACACCAGGGCCAGCAACGCGAGCGCGGCCCAGATCGCCAGGCCGATGCGCCAACTGCTGGTGTGTACCTGCACGAACGGCGAAAAGGACGCGGCCAACGCCGCGCCGCCCATGATGGCCGTGACGTACAGCCCCATGAACAGCGAAACGTTGTCGCTGAAGCGCGATTTGATCAGCGCCGGCATCAACGCCTGGATCATCGCAATCCCCACGCCGGCCGCGATGGCGCTGACAATCAATTCCAGCGCCGAATCCAGAAACAACCGCGACAGCGTGGCCACGCCAATCACCAGCAACGACACCACAATGCTGCGGTGCTCGCCAACACGCTTGGACAGGCCCATGCCGAAAAACATCGCCAAGCCCATGGCCATTACCGGCAGCATGGTCAGCAACGCCGCGCTGCTGAAACTCAACGGCACGTCGGCGCGGATCGACGACAGCAGCGGCCCCACGGCGGCCATCGACGGACGCAGGTTAAGCGCGACGAGTACCACGCTGATCATCAGCCAGAGGGCGGTGGTGGGTTTTGCGTGAACGGTTTCCATGGGCAAGCCTTGAATGAACAAGGGCGAATCAGGCCATGGGCGGGGGAGAGGGGCAAATCAGAAAGTCGCAGGGGGTATCTAAAAAATACAGATCACTGCCAGCGGGCGTGTGTGGCTAAGAGGCTTTTTGTGGCGAGCGGGCTTGCCCGCGTTGGGCTGCGAAGCAGCCCTAAAAACCATACGAAGAGGAATGTCTGATGCACCGTATTCCTCTGCACTGGGGCCGCTTCGCGTCCCAACGCGGGCAAGCCCGCTCGCCACGAAAAACTGGCTGTGACAAAAAAACCAGTTGCCACACAAGCTAAAAAATACAGATCACTGCCAGCGGACGTGTGTGGCTAAGAGGCTTTTTGTGGCGAGCGGGCTTGCCCGCGTTGGGCTGCGAAGCAGCCCTAAAAACCATACGAAGAGGAATGACTGATGCACCGTATTCCTCTGCACTGGGGCCGCTTCGCGCCCCAGCGCGGGCAAGCCCGCTCGCCACGAAAAACTGGCTGAAAAAAAACCAGTTGCCACACAAGCTAAAAAATACAGATCACTGCCAGCGGGCGTGTGTGGCTAAGAGGCTTTTTGTGGCGAGCGGGCTTGCCCGCGTTGGGCTGCGAAGCAGCCCTAAAAACCATACGAAGAGGAATGACTGATGCACCGTGTTCCTCTGCACTGGGGCCGCTTCGCGCCCCAACGCGGGCAAGCCCGCTCGCCACGAAAAACTGGCTGTGACAAAAAAACCAGTTGCCACACAAGCTAAAAAATACAGATCACTGCCAGCGGGCGTGTGTGGCTAAGAGGCTTTTTGTGGCGAGCGGGCTTGCCCGCGTTGGGCTGCGAAGCAGCCCTAAAAACCATACGAAGAGGAATGACTGATGCACCGTGTTCCTCTGCACTGGGGCCGCTTCGCGCCCCAGCGCGGGCAAGCCCGCTCGCCACGAAAAACTGGCTGCCACAAAAAACCAGTTGCCACAAAAAACCAGTTGCCACACAAGCCCAGTTGCGACAAAACGAGGTGATCAGTTTGCCCGGATCACATGCTTGATCTCCTGAAACGCCGCCAGCCCCCACGGGCCCAGCTCACGGCCGAGGCTGCTTTGCTTGTAACCGCCCCACGCCGTCTGTGGGAAGATCACCTGCGGTGCGTTGATCCACACCAGGCCAGCTTGCAACGCGTTGGCTACGCGCTCGGCAGTTTCGGTATCGGCGCTGACCACGCTCGCCACCAGGCCGAAATCGCTGTCGTTGGCCAGGGCGATGGCCTCGGCCTCTGTGGCAAAGCGTCGTACAC
It contains:
- a CDS encoding LysR substrate-binding domain-containing protein, which gives rise to MNRNELRKADINLMVVFEALMLERNVTRVAEKLFLGQPTISSALNRLRTLFNDPLFIRVGHRMEPTARAEEIIQHLSPALDSLSSALSLTHDFDPSISTMTFRIGLSDDVEFGLLPPLLRALRQEAPQVVFVVQHVDYWRIPDLLASGDITVGITQTRGLPANAKRKLLRHIRPRLLRADASDTPLTLDEYCSRPHVLVSHTANVAGFADEWLAEIGRKRHVVLSVPQYSALPALLAGTDLIASLPDYTAEAMAVSGNLFCEPFPFETPTLDLSMVWLSHVDTDPAERWVRSRLEAFMSDRGLGTKA
- a CDS encoding 5-carboxymethyl-2-hydroxymuconate Delta-isomerase: MPHLHLEYTANLTNLAVEKTLLRLNNVLMASGQFGSEFDIKSRAVKVESFQVGTSLSPRGFIAVKLSLLSGRSPQVKQELSQSLLAALQDQSDWPADVQVQLSVLLVDMDRDSYSKVAIG
- a CDS encoding LysR family transcriptional regulator, producing MLNSNLLRKLDMQDLMVFIAVYDQSSVTEVSETLFVSQSTVSYSLKKLRTSFEDELFINTRAGMRPTYKATTMYGHVQKILESINLCHAGGQAFDPTQKAVTFNVCAPEYFEQLILPRLLKNFDQADLPVIVNVQKLETDIPADDLREGRLDLVICFGPHFHRAHKDFKTQMLLEDDLVCVFDKRSAPREPAFSLQSFVERRHVFPTPWTSDTNMIDGWLARQAHKRQVIARANSYGAALKMITGTDFVVTLPRRVQKLLAPASAFGHCEAPNGLPGFTLDMQWNETSEQDSANTWFREQVVKVCADQGLL
- a CDS encoding cyanate transporter translates to METVHAKPTTALWLMISVVLVALNLRPSMAAVGPLLSSIRADVPLSFSSAALLTMLPVMAMGLAMFFGMGLSKRVGEHRSIVVSLLVIGVATLSRLFLDSALELIVSAIAAGVGIAMIQALMPALIKSRFSDNVSLFMGLYVTAIMGGAALAASFSPFVQVHTSSWRIGLAIWAALALLALVFWYAQRAVLPPLPNAGGGAHEGFFGNRRAWLLAIFFGLGTASYTCVLAWLAPYYVEQGWSEQNAGLLLGFLTAMEVVSGLVTPAIANRRRDKRGVVAVLLVLIILGFCGLILLPQHLSLLWPCLLGLGIGGLFPMSLILSLDHLDNPRRAGGLTAFVQGIGYLIAGLSPLIAGMIRDRLGSFEWAWWSLTAVVVVMLLILTRFNPAHYARHIR